From Aegilops tauschii subsp. strangulata cultivar AL8/78 chromosome 5, Aet v6.0, whole genome shotgun sequence:
TGGGAGAGGGGCTGCAGCTGCTGGGAGTGGTGCTGCTAGAGGTGCTGGTAGAGGTGCTGGTAGAGGTGCTGCACCAGGTGCTGGGAGAGGTGCTGGGAGAGGGAGAGGTACATTCTCTGCCCCAAGGCAATCTGGTCCCTCCACATCTACTGCTCCCTCCACATCTACTGCTCCCTCCACATCTACTGCTGGGAGAGGTGCTGGTGGTACACATAGTGGATGGAGGAGCTACTTCTATGCAAGTGGTAACTAGATACTTCATGTGTGTGTTCTTGCATCCTATGATACAATGTGGATGTACTTCTATGCTTTGGTTGTGTACTTTAAGAATCAATGCCATATATGGCTTTTGTTCATGTGGATGCATCTGATGAGTGAATGCCTGGATGTTCTTGCATCTTATTGATATGTTGTCTATGCTCAAAATGGTTCTTTTTAAGATTGATAtgttggtggctcggggtcgacggaaccacctaaagcatcatttagggtctagggtggctcggggacGACGGAACCACataaaggcatcaactagggtctagggtggctcggggtcgacggaaacacctaaaggcatcatttagggttttggtggctcggggtcgacggaaccacctaaagcatcatttagggtctagggtggctcggggtcgacggaaccacctaaagcatCATTTAGgatctagggtggctcggggtcgacggaaccacctaaaggcatcatttagggtctagggtggctcggggtcgacggaaccacctaaaggcatcatttagggttttcgtggctcggggtcgacggaaccacctaaagcatcatttagggtctagggtggctcggggtcgacggaaccacctaaaggcatcatttagggtctagggtggctcggggtcgacggaaacacctaaaggcatcatttagggttttggtggctcggggtcgacggaaccacctaaagcatcatttagggtctagggtggctcggggtcgacggaaccacctaaaggcatcatttagggtctagggtggctcggggtcaacggaaacacctaaaggcatcatttagggttttggtggctcggggtcgacggaaccacctaaagcatcatttagggtctagggtggctcggggtcgacggaaccacctaaagcatcatttagggtctagggtggctcggggacAACGAAACCACataaaggcatcaactagggtctagggtggctcggggtcgacggaaccacctaaagcatcatttagggtctagggtggctcggggtcgacggaaccacataaaggcatcaactagggtttagggtggctcggggtcgacggaaacCACCTAAAGACATcaactagggtctagggtggctcggggtcgacggaaccacctaaagcattcaactagggtctagggtggctcgaggtcgacggaaccacctaaagcatCACTGTAACATAACATATGTAACTATTCCTTTTGCAAATGCATTTAAGCATTTAACCATCAATATAACATAAGCATCACTCTAACATAAGCATCACTCTAACATAAGCATCACTCTAACATAAGCATTACTTTTGCAAATGCATTTAAGCATTTAAGCATCACTATAACATAAGTAACACTGGAGTTCAACACATTATAGAATACACATCCATTGTTCACATTACATAGTGGAGTTCAAATGCACAATCCATCCTTTTCTCACAAAAGGATGAATAGCATAACTACTAGGTACATAAACAACCAGAGTTCACAATTAGTACTAGAACCATACATTACACAACCATAATTCTAAGTTACTAGGTCATTGCACAACCATCATTCCCAAAAGGTCTGCAATGCCCACTAATCTCAAGTCATCTTGTTCAGTTCTGCAAGATGGCCTGGATCCCCTTAATCTTCTCCTTCAGCTTCTCCTCTGCCTTGATGAGCTCAGTAATCTTAAACTCTTGCATCTGCTTCTCTTCATTATGGTTTTCCTTGAGCTTCAGCAGATCAGCAACCTGGAGCTTCAACTCTACCTTCTCTTGGGTGAGCTTCTCCTCAAACTTTGTGAACTCTGCATTCTTCAACTCCAAATTCATCCTAGCCTCACTCAACAATTCCTTCtctttcatattcttcaacttcaAGTTTTGGATGACAGTTGCTTGAGCACTTGTCAGGTTGCACAGGAGTTCATACTTATGTTGAAGCTTCTGTGCAGCTGCATCTTTCTTTGCCATTTCTGCATTCATACCAGCCACCAATTCAGCTCTGCATTGGTGCTGATATGTGACAGCAGACTGCAGATAACTGAAATCCACAACCCTATCCTGCTGAAAGTCCACAAGTTGATGCACATCTTTCACTAACTTGTCATAGTCTGCATCCAGCTTGTTCTTTTCTTCTGTCAACTGATGAATAGTTAGAGCACTTTGAAGATTATCATTCACCCTAGCAGACTTGCTCTCTTCAACCATTGACCAAAGCTTCAGCAATGCATTCTCCATTGTTGGGGGCCACTGCTCATCAACCCACTGAACAAACCCACAATTCTGACCTTCCTGGAAAAATTAGAAGAGCAAAATTTAGTACAATACAACTACTAAGAGTACTAAGCAACAGTTAGTTCATGGCAGTACCTAATGTTGGCACTGACATTAACTGGATTTGCACAGCCATTTGCTAAGCAACAGGACCACATTGTAAAATAAATTAATGTAATCCTACAATGGATGATCAACTCATATATTTACCAGGCACCAGAGTAACACTCCATTCAACTTAGAAGTTGCTAAGCAGCCATGTGCTAAGCAACAGCAGTTGCTAAGAATTGACCATTAATATAATGGAATCCTAACAGTAATAAGCAACACAATGTGAACTACTTTGCCCACCTAAATACACTACACTAGCCTGCAGCAACAAACTAGCTAATGAGACTACCTACTGTCAGCAGTAAGCAATAGTTACTAACTGGCTCCACTGAACTTAATATTGAGCAACACTGCATTTGGAAAAAAGTGTAAATAAATAGCATGTGCACACAACAGGAGCATATATTTTAGCAGAAATGCATTCCACTGAACTTAATAATGATCATTCCTAACAAATTTAGCATGCACATAACTGAATCACAGGTGGCAAACAAGACTCTGCCACTTTCAATGAACACATCCAGTGCTTAATCACCAAGGCAAGAAAATTACCGGCTCTGCACATGCTAAGAACCTTCTCCCAGTCATTGTTCCTTCAAACGCAACAAGCCTCTCTGATGGCTTCCCATGCTTCTTGCACAACACTATCAGATCTAGCTCAAGACCCTTGTAATCCGGGTCCTCAAGAGAGAAAGGCACCTGCCCAAGCAAAATCCAAGTTACCATCATGTGCAGAGGACGAGGacaaatcaaatcaaacgaaatCCTAACAACAAAGACCACCTACACACAAAAATCCCCAAATTTCCTaaacctaaccctaaccctagctccaaTGGAGTAACTTACCTGGTTCAGCCCATCGGTGGAGGTTTCGGAGTGCATGTACGGGAGGCTTGAGTTGTCGTCGCTGCTCTCGTCCTCCAGAACCATGGCTGCGGCGGCGTGCTGTggcggccggcggtggcgggcgcaggcgacggcgaggcagagagcaggaagaaagaaagaagaaggcgagcggggtcggggtcggggtctggCTCGGTCGCACATAAACGATGCGAGCCTGCCTCGTCCGAGTCAGCGCGCAGCCAGCGCAGGCGACGCGCGCACTGGCCAGCGTGGCGCCTAACGGGCGGGCCCAATCGGTCAGCTTTAGTGTCAATACGTACAAAACGAGCTTTTAGTCTTTTTTGCAACGGCTAGCCCCAGTCTTGGTACTGACACGTAAAAATTACCAATCTTGGTACCAATCTGCTTCCAATGCCCCAATTgtggtacttctgtgcaattTACTCGAGAATTGGAGATACGTGGTAATTTACGAACCACCTTTTATAGTGTTGTTCAGTATTGCCCAAAAGCCTGCAACAAAGCAACCCAGGACGAGGAGAAAGACGCTTGCCCAGTCATATGTGCGTTGAACGGACCGAGCCTGCAGTGCACCAGCGCGAAACTAGCATTCACAAGCCACAAAGCATCTAATCTCTCGTCCCTGGTTTCAGGGTGAGGTAGATGCTTTGTGATTTATAAATGACGAGGAGGACGCAACGGCAACGGCGAGCGTATTAAATTCCGCGCCGTGATGGGAGACGAGACGGGAGTACGGGTTTTCCGTGGTACCATCACCCCCTGTGCTGTGTTGTGCTGCTCTTGCCGCCGCCCCACCACGACATGCCCCCGTCCCGAGCAGTAAAGTAGTGGTACGTCGGTCTGCTCGCCGCACCACTCACAACAAACACGCACCTCGAAGCAGCAGCAGGGGCGTTGGGAGGAGCTGCTCAGTAGTAGTACCACTCCAACGGCTAGTCCGGCTCACAAGACGGCACCGGCCGTTCAAGTCTCGGGGAAGAGAAGCACAAGCATTCCATTCCATCCTGGGCCACGCAAGCTGCGGCTCTCGACCGCAACCCAACCGCAAGCATTCATGTCTCACGCCAGTCTCGACTCGCGGCCGTCTACGCTGACCGCCACGAATGCACGTTACGCTGACCGTCGATCGGGGCAGGGCTCACGCGTTTGGGACAAGGAAAAAAAGATCTCCACCGGCAAATATCTATGGATCCATCCAATCCACCGTCCCGTCGAGCCCTCCTGCGACGGACGGGCACGCATGGAAATCAACGAGGTGCGGAAAGGCGCTCACATGCAGCGGCGCCGTAGCACCACCAATCCTTCCGTCTGCACGCTGCAGGTGCAGCAGGTGGTGCCGTGCGTGTGCTaaatgctctctctctctctctgacggTACACgcccacccaagacaaggcaACGGATTTCCCATCAATCACTGTGTATACTCATAATTTAATCAATGCACGCGACGATGATAGAGTCCGCGGGAATGCATGACGGCGAGATCTCAGTTTGGTTCCAGCGTCGTGGCCAGACAGAGTTGCTAGTAGTATTCGGATTCCCTCCCAGCTGCTGCAGCTACTCTGACCGCAGAAAAATAATACAATGCCCGACCACGGTCAGCAACATGGGCTGGACACTGGAGCATTATTCTATTCAAATTCCTCGGCGTCGGGGAGAAAAACACAGGCATACGAATTTGGCATCCAGTGATAAAACAAATGATTCATGCCTCAATGGCACATGCTAGGCATAGATACTTGGAGTATAATAAAATGATGAACAGATTGCGGATACCATTTGATTTGCTGGCCCATTATCCATCGATCCGTCTCTGATTAGGACTACACCCAACTTGATCAATCACTCGCTTTCTCGCCGTTCAATCAAATCTATGCCCACTTGACACATTGTCACAACTACTAACACGGCTGCACCGGCAAGCGG
This genomic window contains:
- the LOC109760885 gene encoding uncharacterized protein, producing the protein MMVTWILLGQVPFSLEDPDYKGLELDLIVLCKKHGKPSERLVAFEGTMTGRRFLACAEPEGQNCGFVQWVDEQWPPTMENALLKLWSMVEESKSARVNDNLQSALTIHQLTEEKNKLDADYDKLVKDVHQLVDFQQDRVVDFSYLQSAVTYQHQCRAELVAGMNAEMAKKDAAAQKLQHKYELLCNLTSAQATVIQNLKLKNMKEKELLSEARMNLELKNAEFTKFEEKLTQEKVELKLQVADLLKLKENHNEEKQMQEFKITELIKAEEKLKEKIKGIQAILQN